In Carnobacterium sp. CP1, the following are encoded in one genomic region:
- the sufU gene encoding Fe-S cluster assembly sulfur transfer protein SufU, which translates to MALSRLDQLYRQVILDHSSHPHHQGQLESATNQIELNNPTCGDVIQLQLILEEDRIKDIRFSGSGCAISTASASMMTDAVIGCTAQEALALVEQFSLLVQGKEDENTATLGDAVILSGVSKFPARIRCATLAWKGLEKALIEAQEQNNK; encoded by the coding sequence ATGGCACTATCTAGATTAGATCAATTATACCGGCAAGTGATCCTCGATCATTCCAGCCATCCTCACCATCAAGGCCAATTGGAAAGCGCGACAAACCAAATCGAACTGAACAACCCGACGTGCGGCGATGTGATTCAGCTGCAGTTGATTCTTGAGGAAGACCGAATCAAGGATATCCGCTTTTCAGGCAGCGGCTGTGCCATCAGTACAGCCAGTGCCAGTATGATGACCGATGCAGTGATCGGATGCACAGCGCAAGAAGCCTTGGCGTTAGTCGAACAATTCTCGCTGCTGGTCCAAGGCAAAGAAGACGAGAACACGGCAACATTAGGAGACGCTGTTATTCTTAGCGGGGTTTCAAAATTCCCTGCCCGTATCCGTTGTGCAACACTAGCGTGGAAAGGGCTGGAAAAAGCCTTGATTGAAGCACAAGAACAAAATAACAAATAG
- the sufB gene encoding Fe-S cluster assembly protein SufB, producing the protein MSEVPETEEYQFGFHDDIESVYTTGKGISEDIIREISGRKDEPEWMLDFRLKSFRHYESRPMPKWGADLSEIDFDEITYYKKSSNKPERSWEDVPDKIKETFERIGIPEAERKYLAGAGAQYESEVVYHNMKEEFEKMGIVFLDTDSALKEYPEIFKEHFATIVPPTDNKLAALNSAVWSGGTFIYVPKGVRCEVPLQMYFRINDEGMGQFERTLIVVDEGASVHYVEGCTAPTFSSSSLHAAIVEIVVKKDAYCRYTTIQNWSDNVYNLVTKRATVDAGGTMEWIDGNLGAKTTMKYPSVYLNGNGARGTMLSIAMAGAGQNQDTGAKMIHNAPNTSSSIVSKSIAHDGGEVNYRGQVTFGKNSGGSISHIECDTIIMDDLSKSDTIPFNEIHNGNVSLEHEAKVSKISEEQLYYLMSRGLTEEAATEMIIMGFVEPFSKELPMEYAVELNRLIAYEMEGSVG; encoded by the coding sequence ATGAGCGAAGTACCAGAAACAGAAGAGTACCAATTTGGTTTCCATGACGATATCGAATCGGTTTACACTACTGGAAAAGGGATTTCAGAAGACATTATTCGAGAAATATCTGGTCGTAAAGACGAACCGGAATGGATGCTGGATTTCCGATTGAAATCTTTCCGCCATTACGAGAGCCGGCCAATGCCGAAATGGGGTGCAGATTTATCGGAGATCGACTTTGATGAAATTACGTATTATAAAAAATCTAGCAACAAACCGGAACGCAGCTGGGAAGATGTACCGGATAAAATCAAAGAAACCTTTGAACGCATCGGCATTCCTGAAGCAGAGCGCAAGTATTTGGCCGGTGCTGGCGCCCAATACGAATCAGAAGTCGTTTACCACAATATGAAAGAAGAATTCGAAAAAATGGGCATCGTCTTTTTAGATACGGACAGTGCCTTAAAAGAGTATCCTGAAATATTCAAAGAACATTTCGCGACTATTGTTCCCCCAACCGATAACAAATTAGCAGCTTTGAACTCGGCTGTTTGGTCAGGTGGGACGTTTATCTATGTACCCAAAGGCGTGCGCTGTGAAGTGCCACTGCAAATGTATTTCCGCATCAATGACGAAGGTATGGGTCAATTTGAACGGACATTGATCGTAGTGGATGAAGGAGCCAGTGTCCATTATGTTGAAGGCTGTACGGCACCAACCTTTTCGTCTAGCAGTTTACATGCCGCGATCGTAGAAATCGTCGTCAAAAAAGACGCTTACTGCCGCTACACGACCATCCAAAACTGGTCTGACAATGTCTACAACCTAGTGACTAAAAGAGCCACAGTCGATGCAGGCGGTACGATGGAATGGATCGACGGCAACTTAGGCGCGAAAACCACCATGAAATACCCGAGCGTTTACTTAAACGGGAACGGAGCTCGCGGTACTATGCTGTCTATCGCGATGGCCGGTGCCGGACAAAACCAAGACACCGGAGCAAAAATGATTCACAATGCTCCCAACACATCCAGCTCAATTGTTTCCAAATCAATTGCTCATGACGGCGGAGAAGTCAACTACCGTGGACAAGTGACGTTCGGGAAAAACTCAGGCGGATCGATTTCACATATCGAATGCGACACGATCATTATGGATGATTTGTCTAAATCCGATACGATTCCTTTCAATGAAATCCATAACGGCAATGTGTCGCTGGAACACGAAGCTAAAGTATCCAAAATTTCCGAAGAACAACTGTACTACCTGATGAGCCGCGGTTTGACCGAAGAAGCAGCCACTGAAATGATCATCATGGGCTTCGTCGAACCCTTCTCCAAAGAACTGCCGATGGAATATGCGGTGGAATTGAATCGGTTGATTGCTTATGAGATGGAAGGGTCAGTGGGGTAA
- a CDS encoding VOC family protein, with product MTTMVFVNFPVSDLKRSTAFYEKLGFTQNKEFSTDEAVSMVWDDHFWIMLLNHEFYSRFIKDKTIADTQTTSSSLIAFSMESADAVKKFAETAKVNGGGFYKVDMGIPEDQMFGLEVEDPDGNILEPNWMAM from the coding sequence ATGACAACCATGGTTTTTGTCAATTTTCCTGTCTCTGATCTCAAACGTTCAACTGCATTTTATGAAAAATTAGGATTTACTCAAAATAAAGAATTTTCAACAGACGAAGCTGTCTCAATGGTTTGGGATGATCACTTTTGGATTATGCTGCTTAACCACGAATTTTACAGCCGTTTTATTAAAGACAAAACAATTGCAGATACTCAAACAACCAGCAGTTCTCTTATTGCATTCAGTATGGAAAGTGCTGATGCAGTTAAAAAATTTGCGGAAACAGCCAAAGTCAATGGCGGTGGTTTTTACAAAGTAGATATGGGGATACCCGAGGATCAAATGTTCGGACTTGAAGTGGAAGATCCAGACGGAAACATTTTAGAACCCAATTGGATGGCGATGTAA
- a CDS encoding ABC transporter ATP-binding protein has product MSKKEQVLLEDVDTEKPKDIKKSIRYFFELLMLQKKKTIPAVISNVIGTLAYVMIPLITARAIDGLIEAIKTPDTSMLESIREAITGPLLLLLLLSGIIFICNYFQEYLIASVSEEVSLTLRKKITDKLNKLPLNFYDQTQVGDLLSRTTADADKVSTFIVMSFNQFVSSIIIVIVGLSLMIYVSGRLALIIIIMILINIIVTKVISKKNQTLFGDNMYTLGKLSGATEEYYSGNTIIKAFNKQEDVIQKADQLIDEQYTAHKKAQFVNFAIYPIMRTITQLAYISTALLGAVLAIQGTMTIGLLQAFLQYVNQISDPITEASYVVNMLQGCLAAIERIYEVLDEENEVSDIANANVIDNPLGQIEFSHVSFGYNKNQLIMKDVSFIAEPKKTIAIVGPTGAGKTTLVNLLMRFYEINSGAVLFDGIDIKTLTRHDLRKQFGMVLQDTWLFEGTIAENISYGKKDATREEIIDAAKKAQCDSFIKTLPEGYDTIISSENNMISQGQQQLLTIARTILSAPKVMILDEATSSIDTKTEIKIQQAIDHLMMDRTSFVIAHRLSTIKNADLILVMDKGNIIETGSHNELLEQDGFYADLYQSQFQTPTA; this is encoded by the coding sequence ATGTCTAAAAAAGAACAAGTGCTTTTAGAAGACGTAGACACAGAAAAACCAAAAGATATAAAAAAATCGATTCGTTATTTTTTCGAACTGCTGATGCTCCAAAAAAAGAAAACCATCCCTGCTGTTATTTCGAACGTTATCGGTACATTAGCGTACGTCATGATTCCTTTAATTACAGCCCGAGCTATTGACGGTCTAATCGAAGCTATCAAAACGCCGGACACTTCAATGTTGGAAAGCATTAGAGAGGCTATCACTGGTCCTCTCCTACTGTTGCTGTTGCTTTCTGGTATCATTTTTATTTGCAATTACTTTCAGGAATATTTAATAGCTTCTGTCAGTGAAGAGGTCAGTCTAACCTTACGTAAGAAAATAACCGATAAACTGAATAAACTGCCATTGAATTTTTACGATCAAACACAAGTGGGCGATTTGTTGAGTCGAACGACAGCAGATGCAGATAAAGTATCAACCTTTATTGTCATGAGTTTTAATCAATTTGTTAGTTCAATCATCATTGTCATTGTTGGGTTAAGCCTAATGATTTATGTTAGCGGTCGATTAGCCTTGATCATTATTATCATGATTCTAATCAACATTATTGTCACAAAAGTCATTTCTAAAAAGAATCAAACTTTATTTGGCGACAATATGTATACCTTAGGGAAATTGAGTGGTGCTACTGAAGAATACTATTCTGGAAATACCATTATCAAAGCTTTTAATAAGCAAGAAGACGTTATTCAAAAAGCAGATCAATTAATTGACGAACAATATACCGCTCATAAAAAGGCTCAATTTGTTAATTTCGCGATCTACCCTATCATGAGAACCATTACCCAACTAGCTTATATTAGCACTGCATTATTGGGTGCTGTTTTAGCGATCCAAGGAACAATGACGATAGGACTGCTTCAAGCTTTTCTGCAATACGTCAACCAAATCTCAGATCCGATTACAGAAGCTTCTTATGTCGTAAATATGCTTCAAGGTTGTTTAGCAGCTATTGAACGTATTTATGAAGTTTTAGATGAAGAAAACGAAGTTTCTGATATCGCAAACGCTAATGTGATTGATAATCCTCTTGGTCAAATCGAATTTTCTCATGTTAGTTTTGGCTACAATAAAAATCAGCTGATTATGAAAGACGTAAGTTTTATTGCAGAGCCCAAAAAGACGATCGCTATCGTCGGTCCAACAGGTGCTGGAAAAACAACTCTCGTAAATTTGCTGATGCGTTTTTATGAAATTAATAGTGGTGCTGTTTTATTTGATGGGATTGATATTAAAACACTCACAAGACATGATCTAAGAAAACAGTTTGGTATGGTGTTGCAAGATACTTGGCTGTTTGAAGGAACCATTGCTGAAAATATCAGCTACGGAAAGAAAGATGCAACTAGAGAAGAAATTATAGACGCCGCAAAAAAAGCCCAGTGTGATTCGTTTATCAAAACATTGCCAGAAGGTTATGACACCATTATTTCGAGTGAAAATAATATGATCTCGCAAGGACAACAACAATTGTTAACGATCGCTAGAACCATTTTATCTGCCCCTAAAGTAATGATTTTAGATGAAGCGACTTCAAGTATCGATACTAAAACAGAAATTAAAATTCAACAAGCGATCGATCATTTGATGATGGACAGAACAAGCTTTGTGATTGCTCATCGTCTGTCGACTATTAAAAATGCAGATTTAATTTTAGTCATGGACAAAGGAAATATTATTGAAACGGGCAGCCATAACGAATTGTTAGAACAAGACGGCTTTTATGCTGACCTTTATCAAAGCCAATTCCAAACACCAACAGCTTAA
- a CDS encoding ABC transporter ATP-binding protein, translating to MNNMRLFFTFLKKNKLLVLVTSSLILLQSVATLLIPYLIAQLIDKGILEKNSSVVYSIGIKMLLTVLVGAVVGVLGSYYASEIASRFGKETRKRLFRKIQQLSLNDTNKIGVASLVTRTSSDVVNIQEVTLSLFQMVLPSPFMAIISILLAYRVSPVMTVIPLVSILIFISVITVIMFKSTRLINNIQKKMDKMTMLVRQFFKGVKIIRAFDNADFEKNKVDGSFNDFADNMIRINKYFAFLTPVAFSLNSLTMIPIIWVGSSLVAENSIQVGAITAVIGYSVLTMSSFIMTALIMFNIPRAIASLNRLQEVLVLQPEVEDEDHLVEKVDFTVQPALSFENVTFNYQGADKSVLEDLDFSINTGEVLAIVGGTGSGKSTIAKILLRFNNIQAGRILIHGTDISKILQKDLRSLISYVPQRAFLFSGTIRDNILDGNKAATPDEIRHAARVAQALPFIEEQDKKFNASVSQGGTNFSGGQKQRLAIARALIKKSHIYVFDDSFSALDYKTDAKLRAALKPELKDAVTLIIAQRISTIIDADKIIVLNEGKIVGKGTHSELIEKNPVYQELARSQNMLSESEVKKDV from the coding sequence ATGAACAATATGCGTTTATTTTTTACATTTCTAAAGAAAAACAAACTGCTTGTCCTTGTTACAAGCAGCTTAATTTTACTTCAATCAGTAGCAACTCTACTTATTCCTTATCTAATCGCTCAACTTATTGATAAAGGAATTTTAGAAAAAAATAGTAGTGTCGTTTATTCTATTGGAATCAAAATGTTGCTTACTGTCCTTGTTGGAGCAGTTGTTGGGGTACTTGGAAGTTATTACGCATCTGAAATTGCTTCGCGTTTTGGAAAAGAGACACGTAAAAGACTATTTAGAAAGATACAACAATTGTCATTAAATGATACCAACAAAATAGGAGTGGCTTCTTTAGTCACAAGAACGTCTAGTGATGTTGTTAATATTCAAGAAGTGACGTTGTCATTATTTCAAATGGTTTTGCCTAGTCCATTTATGGCCATCATTTCTATACTACTCGCTTATCGGGTTTCACCTGTTATGACGGTCATTCCTCTTGTATCCATTCTTATTTTTATAAGCGTGATTACTGTGATCATGTTTAAATCAACACGGCTTATCAATAACATACAGAAAAAGATGGATAAAATGACCATGCTTGTAAGACAATTTTTTAAAGGCGTAAAGATTATTCGTGCCTTTGATAATGCTGACTTTGAAAAAAATAAAGTTGATGGTAGTTTTAATGATTTTGCTGATAACATGATTAGAATCAATAAGTACTTTGCCTTTCTAACACCTGTTGCCTTTAGCCTGAATTCATTGACTATGATCCCGATTATTTGGGTAGGCAGTTCTTTAGTTGCAGAAAACAGTATCCAAGTAGGGGCCATTACTGCTGTTATCGGATACTCAGTCCTCACAATGTCTTCATTTATCATGACCGCTTTGATCATGTTTAATATACCAAGAGCAATAGCTTCCTTAAATAGACTTCAGGAAGTACTGGTCCTTCAACCAGAAGTTGAGGATGAGGATCATTTGGTAGAAAAAGTAGATTTTACTGTACAGCCAGCCTTGTCATTTGAAAACGTAACATTTAACTATCAAGGTGCTGACAAATCGGTATTAGAAGACTTAGATTTTTCGATTAACACTGGAGAAGTATTAGCCATCGTTGGTGGAACAGGCTCCGGGAAAAGTACAATAGCTAAAATTCTATTGCGCTTCAATAACATTCAAGCGGGACGTATCTTGATACACGGTACAGATATAAGCAAAATCTTGCAAAAAGACCTTCGTTCATTGATTAGCTACGTCCCACAAAGAGCGTTTCTATTTAGCGGAACCATTCGGGACAATATTTTAGATGGGAATAAAGCAGCAACACCTGACGAAATAAGGCATGCTGCACGAGTTGCACAAGCCTTACCCTTTATAGAAGAACAAGATAAGAAATTTAATGCTTCAGTTTCTCAAGGAGGAACAAATTTTTCAGGAGGACAAAAGCAACGTCTGGCAATTGCTCGTGCATTGATAAAGAAATCTCACATCTATGTATTTGACGATAGTTTTTCAGCACTGGATTATAAAACCGATGCGAAACTTAGAGCTGCTTTAAAACCCGAACTAAAAGATGCTGTAACATTGATCATTGCCCAAAGAATCAGTACAATCATTGATGCCGATAAAATCATCGTATTAAATGAGGGTAAAATCGTTGGAAAAGGCACCCATTCTGAACTAATTGAAAAAAATCCTGTGTATCAAGAATTAGCTAGATCTCAAAATATGCTATCTGAAAGCGAGGTAAAGAAAGATGTCTAA
- a CDS encoding MerR family transcriptional regulator, which produces MKKEYLTISQFSALSGISRKNLIYYDKINLFSPKMVSEKGYRLYEENQLDTISVIWILRELGKSIKEIKIYLQERTPEKMLSLFQEEQEQIDKKIRTLKQYKDMLKKRIELTKQADLITIGKITFIQQEKESILISEKINQNYNEALVNFYSIIEQQDIVQGYPIGAIVGKNELSDGQFTNFSYFYINKFAEDKNLLSIKPEGTYAVMYDYCDYNKTEKLYRKMLDELAKNGYEVDGDAYEEYIIDEVAEKNPDQYLVKVMIKVKKMTIG; this is translated from the coding sequence ATGAAAAAGGAATACTTAACCATTAGTCAGTTTTCAGCTTTATCCGGAATTAGTCGGAAAAATCTTATTTATTATGATAAAATCAATTTGTTTTCACCTAAAATGGTTTCAGAAAAAGGGTATAGACTGTATGAGGAAAATCAATTAGATACCATTAGTGTGATTTGGATTTTGAGAGAATTAGGAAAATCAATTAAAGAAATAAAAATTTATTTACAAGAACGAACTCCAGAAAAAATGCTGTCACTGTTTCAAGAAGAACAAGAACAAATTGACAAAAAAATTAGAACATTAAAGCAATACAAAGACATGCTGAAAAAAAGAATAGAGTTAACAAAACAGGCGGATTTAATTACGATAGGAAAGATTACTTTTATTCAGCAAGAAAAAGAGTCCATACTAATTAGTGAAAAAATAAACCAAAATTACAATGAAGCCCTTGTTAATTTTTATTCGATTATTGAACAGCAAGATATTGTCCAAGGTTATCCAATAGGAGCTATTGTTGGGAAAAACGAATTGAGCGACGGGCAGTTTACAAATTTTAGTTACTTCTATATAAATAAATTTGCTGAAGATAAAAATCTTTTAAGCATTAAACCAGAAGGAACATATGCGGTTATGTATGACTACTGTGATTACAATAAAACGGAAAAACTGTATCGAAAAATGTTGGATGAACTAGCAAAGAATGGCTATGAAGTTGATGGGGATGCCTATGAGGAATACATCATTGATGAAGTTGCAGAAAAAAACCCCGATCAGTATTTGGTTAAGGTAATGATTAAAGTAAAAAAAATGACAATCGGATAA